One genomic region from Saprospiraceae bacterium encodes:
- the rplV gene encoding 50S ribosomal protein L22, producing the protein MEAVSHLRNGHGSARKIRLVVDNIRGKKVVDALNILKFTKKDSAYWVEKALISAVANWEVKSEQTGNTDTYNLIVSKAFVGGGPVLKRFQPAPHGRAHRIRKRSNHLTLIVANSVPLPSESVTEDEIQSNQ; encoded by the coding sequence ATGGAAGCAGTATCCCATTTGAGAAATGGACATGGTTCGGCCAGGAAAATTAGACTGGTGGTAGATAATATTCGGGGTAAAAAGGTAGTAGATGCCTTGAATATCCTGAAGTTTACCAAAAAAGACTCAGCATACTGGGTAGAAAAAGCTTTGATTTCCGCCGTAGCCAATTGGGAAGTGAAAAGTGAGCAAACTGGCAATACAGATACCTACAATCTCATAGTAAGCAAAGCTTTTGTTGGGGGTGGACCGGTACTTAAAAGGTTCCAGCCTGCACCACATGGTAGAGCACACAGGATTCGTAAACGCTCCAATCATCTGACTTTAATAGTCGCTAACTCTGTTCCGCTACCATCTGAAAGCGTTACTGAAGACGAAATTCAATCTAATCAATAA
- the rpsS gene encoding 30S ribosomal protein S19, whose product MARSIKKGPYVFHRLLKKVTENKLANKKVVIKTWSRASMIIPEMVGETIAVHNGKTFIPVYVTENMVGHKLGEFSPTRTFRGHSGNRKD is encoded by the coding sequence ATGGCAAGATCAATTAAAAAGGGACCATATGTTTTTCACAGGCTTCTCAAGAAAGTGACTGAAAACAAACTAGCTAATAAGAAGGTGGTGATCAAAACCTGGTCCAGAGCTTCTATGATCATACCTGAGATGGTAGGAGAAACCATCGCAGTGCATAATGGCAAAACATTTATACCTGTCTATGTCACGGAAAACATGGTGGGTCATAAACTTGGAGAATTTTCTCCTACCCGGACATTCAGAGGACATTCAGGAAATAGAAAAGACTGA